From the genome of Glycine max cultivar Williams 82 chromosome 2, Glycine_max_v4.0, whole genome shotgun sequence, one region includes:
- the LOC102661162 gene encoding uncharacterized protein has translation MACPEGKKVAFGTYTLVEEAEYWWENTRQCLEVEGQVVTWDVFKRVFLEKYFPEDVRNKKEMEFLELKQGNMTVVEYAAKFEELVRYFPRYQGRNGEISKYVKFLNDLQPEVKQVMNYQGVRQFPLLVNMCRIWDEDSRDRASYYRSTGPMKNKKNGPQHRGKPYSTPTKQYGKCPNYQRTVAMGFVGDSGSKPNTFPTQITCYKCGKPGHISSNCADKGITYFNCRQRGHIQRDCPYPKKEHNGGGLNDQTGHPKAMRRVFTLNSAEASKSKDLIQEFPEVFPEDMSGLPPEREIEFSIDLVPGTWCWTISIAPYMMSPIELAELKK, from the exons ATGGCATGTCCAGAGGGGAAAAAAGTTGCTTTTGGTACATATACTCTGGTGGAAGAAGCTGAGTATTGGTGGGAGAATACTCGCCAATGCTTAGAGGTTGAAGGTCAAGTTGTGACCTGGGATGTCTTCAAGAGGGTATTTTTGGAGAAATACTTTCCCGAGGATGTTAGGAACAAGAAGGAGATGGAGTTCTTGGAGCTCAAGCAGGGGAACATGACTGTGGTTGAATATGCAGCCAAGTTTGAGGAGCTGGTGAGGTACTTTCCCCGTTATCAAGGGAGAAATGGTGAAATTTCCAAATATGTGAAGTTTCTAAACGACTTGCAACCTGAAGTGAAGCAAGTTATGAATTACCAAGGTGTTCGTCAGTTCCCACTCTTGGTTAACATGTGCCGGATTTGGGATGAAGACTCTCGCGACAGGGCGAGCTATTATAGGAGTACGGGCCcaatgaagaacaaaaagaatggaCCTCAACATCGGGGAAAACCGTACTCAACCCCTACTAAGCAATATGGTAAATGCCCCAACTATCAGAGGACTGTTGCTATGGGGTTTGTGGGTGATAGTGGTAGCAAACCCAATACTTTCCCCACTCAGATCACTTGTTACAAATGTGGTAAGCCAGGGCACATCTCCTCAAATTGTGCTGATAAAGGCATAACCTATTTTAATTGTAGACAAAGGGGGCATATTCAGAGAGATTGTCCATATCCCAAGAAGGAGCATAATGGTGGGGGCCTGAATGACCAAACTGGACATCCGAAGGCCATGAGAAGAGTCTTTACCCTTAACAGTGCCGAAGCTTCAAAATCCAAAGATCTAATCCAAG AGTTTCCTGAAGTGTTCCCTGAGGATATGTCCGGTCTACCACccgagagagagatagagttttcCATAGACCTGGTACCTGGTACCTGGTGCTGGACCATATCCATAGCCCCTTATATGATGTCTCCTATAGAGTTAGCCGAGCTTAAGAAATAG